The Megalops cyprinoides isolate fMegCyp1 chromosome 9, fMegCyp1.pri, whole genome shotgun sequence genome has a window encoding:
- the si:ch1073-145m9.1 gene encoding CDP-diacylglycerol--inositol 3-phosphatidyltransferase isoform X2, whose product MGLEVLLYVPNVIGYIRVLLVLGSWSCFNNPVLFVFCYFISIILDGLDGWAARRFNQTSEFGAWLDVVVDNLGRSMLWTMLFEWGWLVSSLEWCVFVCNHHARGAQWKNSFSESPRWVQAVMTKDWLQVLGILLLAMGRVLCFAVEVWCIWSHVRFLTREDNQVERKE is encoded by the exons ATGGGACTGGAGGTCTTGCTATATGTACCCAATGTTATTG GTTACATCCGGGTCCTTCTGGTGCTTGGGTCTTGGAGTTGTTTCAACAAccctgtgctgtttgtcttctGCTATTTCATTTCTATCATACTAGATG GGTTAGACGGCTGGGCGGCTCGACGATTCAACCAGACCTCAGAGTTTGGAGCTTGGCTGGATGTGGTGGTGGATAACCTGGGGCGGAGCATGCTGTGGACCATGCTGTTTGAG TGGGGCTGGCTGGTCTCGTCCTTGGAGTGGTGCGTATTCGTGTGTAATCACCATGCCCGCGGCGCTCAGTGGAAGAATAGCTTCTCGGAAAGCCCTCGTTGGGTCCAGGCTGTCATGACTAAAG ACTGGCTGCAGGTGCTGGGCATCCTGCTGCTGGCCATGGGGCGGGTGCTATGCTTCGCTGTGGAG GTGTGGTGCATATGGAGTCATGTCAGATTCCTCACCAGAGAGGACAACcaggtggagaggaaggagtGA
- the si:ch1073-145m9.1 gene encoding uncharacterized protein si:ch1073-145m9.1 isoform X1, with product MGLEVLLYVPNVIGLDGWAARRFNQTSEFGAWLDVVVDNLGRSMLWTMLFEWGWLVSSLEWCVFVCNHHARGAQWKNSFSESPRWVQAVMTKGFKTPLGVLVIGGLHVLPVWLYGYQLGVLTEPLCVPDWLQVLGILLLAMGRVLCFAVEVWCIWSHVRFLTREDNQVERKE from the exons ATGGGACTGGAGGTCTTGCTATATGTACCCAATGTTATTG GGTTAGACGGCTGGGCGGCTCGACGATTCAACCAGACCTCAGAGTTTGGAGCTTGGCTGGATGTGGTGGTGGATAACCTGGGGCGGAGCATGCTGTGGACCATGCTGTTTGAG TGGGGCTGGCTGGTCTCGTCCTTGGAGTGGTGCGTATTCGTGTGTAATCACCATGCCCGCGGCGCTCAGTGGAAGAATAGCTTCTCGGAAAGCCCTCGTTGGGTCCAGGCTGTCATGACTAAAG GTTTTAAGACGCCACTGGGTGTCCTGGTGATTGGCGGACTGCATGTCCTCCCAGTCTGGCTTTACGGGTACCAGCTGGGGGTGCTGACGGAGCCCCTCTGTGTCCCAGACTGGCTGCAGGTGCTGGGCATCCTGCTGCTGGCCATGGGGCGGGTGCTATGCTTCGCTGTGGAG GTGTGGTGCATATGGAGTCATGTCAGATTCCTCACCAGAGAGGACAACcaggtggagaggaaggagtGA
- the LOC118783360 gene encoding amyloid protein-binding protein 2-like, translating to MAAVDLEWIPETLYNTAISAVVDNYGRARRDIRSLPENIQFDVYYKLYQQGRLCQLGGEFCELEVFAKVLRASDKRHLLHHCFQALMDHGVKVASVLANSFSRRCSYIAESDAHVKEKAIQFGFVLGGFLSDAGWYSDAEKVFLSCLQLCSLHDEVLHWYRAVECCVRLLHVRNGNCKYHLGEETFKLAESYMEKLASHGHQANKAALYGELCALLFAKSHYDEAYRWCKEAMREITVGFLPVKVLVDVLRQASKACVVKREFRKAEQLIKHAVFLAREHFGHKHPKYSDTLLDYGFYLLNVDNICQSVAIYQTALDIRQSVFGGKNIHVATAHEDLAYSSYVHQYSSGKFDNALFHAERAIDIITHILPEDHLLLASSKRVKALILEEIAIDCHNKETEERLLQEAHDLHLSSLQLAKKAFGEFNVQTAKHYGNLGRLYQSMRKFKEAEEMHIKAIQIKEQLLGQEDYEVALSVGHLASLYNYDMNQYDDAEKLYLRSIAIGKKLFGEGYSGLEYDYRGLIKLYNSVGNYEKVFEYHNILSNWNRLRDRQFAVADALEDVNTSPQATEEVVQAFLVSQSQEMGHVCLD from the exons CTGTACCAGCAGGGCCGCCTCTGTCAGCTGGGTGGGGAGTTCTGTGAGCTGGAGGTCTTTGCTAAGGTTCTGCGAGCTTCAGACAAAAG GCACCTCCTGCATCACTGTTTTCAGGCCCTGATGGACCACGGTGTCAAAGTGGCCTCGGTCCTGGCCAACTCCTTCAGCCGCCGCTGTTCCTACATCGCTGAGTCTGATGCGCACGTCAAAGAGAAAGCCATCcagtttggctttgttttgg GTGGCTTCCTCTCAGACGCAGGCTGGTACAGTGATGCGGAGAAGGTGTTCCTGTCGTGTTTGCAGCTGTGCTCGCTGCATGATGAGGTCCTGCACTGGTACCGTGCCGTTGAGTGCTGTGTGCG GTTGCTCCACGTCCGCAACGGCAACTGTAAGTACCACCTGGGGGAGGAGACCTTCAAACTGGCCGAGTCCTACatggagaagctggccagcCACGGACACCAGGCCAACAAAGCAGCCCTCTACGGCGAGCTGTGTGCGCTGTTATTCGCCAAGAGCCACTATGATGAG GCATACAGGTGGTGCAAAGAGGCTATGAGGGAGATCACAGTGGGCTTCCTGCCAGTCAAAGTGTTGGTTGATGTGCTGAGACAGGCCTCCAAG GCCTGCGTGGTAAAGCGAGAATTCAGGAAGGCAGAGCAGCTGATAAAACATGCAGTGTTTCTGGCACG GGAACATTTCGGGCACAAACACCCCAAATATTCAGACACTCTGCTAGATTATGGTTTCTACTTACTTAATGTAGATAACATCTGTCAGTCAGTTGCCATTTACCAG ACGGCCCTGGATATCCGGCAGTCCGTGTTCGGGGGGAAGAATATCCATGTGGCGACCGCCCATGAAGACCTGGCATACTCCTCCTATGTCCACCAGTACAGCTCGGGCAAATTTGACAATGCCCT ATTCCATGCAGAACGTGCCATAGACATCATCACTCACATTCTCCCAGAGGACCATCTGCTGCTGGCCTCGTCCAAACGGGTGAAAG CCCTCATACTGGAGGAGATTGCCATTGACTGCCATAACAAGGAGACGGAGGAGAGACTTCTGCAGGAGGCACACGATCTgcatctctcctccctccagcTGGCCAAAAAGGCCTTCGGGGAGTTCAATGTCCAGACGGCTAAGCACTATGGCAACCTGGGCCGGCTCTACCAGTCCATGCGCAAGTTCAAG gaggcagaggagatgCACATCAAGGCCATCCAGATCAAGGAGCAGCTCCTGGGCCAGGAGGACTACGAGGTGGCACTGTCCGTGGGCCACCTGGCATCCCTCTACAACTACGACATGAACCAGTACGACGACGCCGAGAAGCTTTACCTGCGCTCCATTGCCATTG GTAAGAAGCTGTTTGGTGAGGGCTACAGCGGGCTGGAGTATGATTACAGGGGCCTGATCAAGCTGTACAACTCAGTGGGGAACTATGAGAAGGTGTTTGAGTACCACAACATTCTGTCCAACTGGAACCGCCTTAGGGACCGGCAGTTTGCGGTGGCCGACGCCCTGGAGGATGTCAACACCAGCCCGCAGGCCACCGAGGAGGTTGTACAGGCTTTTCTGGTGTCACAGAGCCAGGAGATGGGGCATGTCTGCCTGGACTGA